The Bacteroidales bacterium genome includes a window with the following:
- a CDS encoding 2-isopropylmalate synthase produces the protein MSDRLFIFDTTLRDGEQVPGCQLNTVEKIQVAKALETLGVDVIEAGFPVSSPGDFKSVVEISKAVTWPTICALTRAVEKDIDAAAEALKYAKRKRIHTGIGTSDYHIKYKFNSTREEIIERAIACVKYAKKYVEDVQFYAEDAGRTDNEYLARVVEAVVKAGATVINIPDTTGYCLPEDFGKKILYLKENVKGIDNVVIATHCHNDLGMATANTVSGILNGARQAEVTINGIGERAGNTSLEEVVMTFKSHNKGIETNINTQKIYSTSRMVSSMMNMPVQPNKAIVGRNAFAHSSGIHQDGVLKNRENYEIIDPKDVGIDENSIVLTARSGRAALKHRLNVLGVELNQEDLDKAYAEFLALADRKKDINDDDILMLVGKSRGEKARISIDYLQVTSGIDVRSVASIGLSIAGEKFEAAASGNGPVDAAINAIKNIIHRNMTVEEFLIQAITKGSDDTGKVHMTVSYNNESYYGFGANTDIVAASAEAFIDAINKFIR, from the coding sequence ATGTCAGACAGACTATTTATTTTTGATACAACCTTAAGAGATGGCGAACAAGTACCCGGATGCCAATTAAATACAGTTGAAAAGATTCAAGTAGCAAAAGCATTAGAGACATTAGGTGTTGATGTTATTGAGGCAGGATTTCCTGTTTCAAGTCCTGGAGACTTTAAGTCTGTAGTTGAAATATCAAAGGCTGTTACATGGCCAACAATATGTGCGTTAACTCGTGCAGTCGAGAAAGATATTGATGCTGCTGCTGAGGCTTTGAAATATGCTAAGCGTAAACGTATTCATACAGGTATTGGTACATCTGATTATCATATTAAATACAAATTCAACTCTACTCGTGAAGAGATTATAGAACGAGCTATTGCCTGTGTTAAATATGCAAAGAAATATGTTGAAGATGTTCAATTCTATGCAGAAGATGCCGGACGCACTGATAATGAGTATCTTGCAAGAGTTGTTGAGGCTGTTGTAAAAGCTGGAGCAACTGTAATTAATATTCCTGACACAACAGGTTATTGCTTACCAGAAGATTTTGGTAAAAAAATTCTTTATCTAAAAGAGAATGTTAAAGGAATAGATAATGTTGTTATTGCTACTCACTGCCATAATGACCTTGGTATGGCTACCGCAAATACAGTTTCAGGTATTTTGAATGGTGCAAGACAAGCAGAAGTTACAATAAATGGTATTGGTGAGCGTGCAGGAAATACTTCTCTTGAAGAGGTAGTTATGACCTTTAAAAGTCATAATAAAGGTATTGAAACAAATATTAATACTCAAAAGATATATTCTACAAGCCGTATGGTTTCAAGTATGATGAATATGCCTGTTCAACCTAACAAGGCAATTGTTGGAAGAAATGCTTTTGCCCACTCTTCTGGTATTCATCAAGATGGTGTTTTAAAGAATAGAGAAAACTATGAGATTATAGACCCTAAAGATGTTGGTATTGATGAAAATTCAATAGTATTAACTGCTCGTAGTGGTAGAGCAGCTCTTAAACATCGCTTAAATGTTCTTGGTGTTGAACTTAATCAAGAGGATTTGGATAAAGCATACGCAGAATTCCTTGCATTGGCAGACCGTAAGAAAGATATTAATGATGATGATATTCTAATGTTAGTTGGTAAGAGTCGCGGAGAAAAGGCTCGTATCTCAATTGATTACCTTCAAGTGACTTCGGGTATAGATGTCCGTTCGGTTGCAAGTATTGGTTTGTCAATAGCAGGTGAGAAATTTGAAGCGGCTGCATCTGGTAATGGTCCTGTTGATGCCGCAATTAATGCTATCAAGAATATTATTCACAGAAATATGACTGTTGAAGAGTTCTTAATTCAAGCAATTACAAAGGGAAGCGATGATACAGGTAAAGTTCACATGACAGTATCATATAACAATGAAAGTTATTATGGTTTTGGTGCTAACACCGATATTGTAGCTGCTTCGGCTGAAGCATTTATTGATGCAATTAACAAATTTATTAGATAA
- a CDS encoding RNA polymerase sigma factor RpoD/SigA — MRQLKITKSITNRESASLDKYLQEIGREELITVEEEVELAAKIRKGDRAALDKLTRANLRFVVSVAKQYQNQGLSLPDLINEGNLGLIKAAEKFDETRGFKFISYAVWWIRQSILQALAEQSRIVRLPLNQVGSLNKISKAFSRFEQDNERRPSVEELAEQLDMPVDKIADTMKVSGRHISVDAPFVEGEDNSLLDVLVNDDSPNADRPLINESLSKEIDRALGTLTQRESEIVKMFFGIGCQEMTLEEIGDKFGLTRERVRQIKEKAIRRLRQNSRSIHLKPFLG; from the coding sequence ATGAGACAACTAAAGATTACTAAATCTATTACAAATCGCGAAAGCGCTTCGCTTGACAAGTATTTGCAAGAGATTGGACGTGAGGAACTTATTACTGTAGAGGAAGAGGTTGAGTTGGCTGCTAAAATTAGAAAAGGCGATAGAGCGGCTCTTGATAAATTAACAAGAGCAAATTTACGCTTTGTCGTATCAGTTGCTAAGCAGTACCAAAACCAAGGACTCTCCCTACCCGACCTTATCAACGAAGGAAATCTCGGTCTAATTAAAGCAGCAGAGAAGTTTGACGAAACGCGAGGATTTAAGTTTATTTCTTATGCTGTCTGGTGGATTCGCCAATCTATATTACAGGCATTGGCTGAACAATCAAGAATTGTACGCCTTCCTCTCAACCAAGTAGGCTCGCTAAACAAAATTAGTAAAGCATTCTCTCGTTTTGAGCAAGACAATGAGCGTCGTCCTTCAGTGGAAGAGTTGGCAGAACAACTTGATATGCCTGTTGATAAGATTGCTGATACAATGAAAGTTTCAGGACGTCACATCTCTGTTGACGCACCTTTTGTTGAAGGTGAAGATAACAGTTTGTTAGACGTACTTGTAAATGATGATTCTCCAAATGCTGACAGACCTTTGATTAACGAATCATTATCGAAAGAGATTGATAGAGCTTTAGGCACACTGACTCAACGCGAAAGTGAAATCGTTAAAATGTTCTTTGGAATAGGTTGCCAAGAGATGACTCTTGAGGAGATTGGAGATAAATTTGGATTAACACGTGAACGTGTTCGCCAAATCAAAGAGAAAGCAATCCGCCGTTTAAGACAAAATTCGAGAAGTATTCATCTAAAGCCATTTCTCGGTTAA
- a CDS encoding Do family serine endopeptidase, producing MSNYGKMLLSLTAVALISSSVSIGAYAILNEKSTEESVSFVNNGVDVNGKFVNVSNVPNQFVDFTGVAEMSVNAVVSIRSTVTPKTSRRVPQMQDPFFEFFFGDHFNSQPTPQPQSGLGSGVIISRDGYIITNNHVIDGADKIEVTLNDKRMFNAAVIGADPSTDLALLKIDSNDLPMLSFGNSDLLRVGEWVLAVGNPMGLNSTVTAGIVSAKGRSIGAGKSMSIESYIQTDAAVNPGNSGGALVNANGELVGINTMILSQTGSYIGYSFAVPSNIAIKIVNDLKEYGAVQRALLGVTIIEMNADLAKDKDIDFVNGVYIESVADRSSAKEAGLKKGDIITAIDGVQTYSSSKLQEQISLHHPGDKIIVTINRDGKTKDIEVVLKNQQGDTSITKPSDFNILGVELSELSNDAKNKYGISCGVEVSSIKEGKFKQVGISKGFIILNINGEVINSAKDVERIYNSIKNSSNRDQVMFISGMYSNKRNAYYAVDISDNDEK from the coding sequence ATGAGTAATTATGGTAAAATGCTTTTGAGTTTAACGGCTGTTGCACTTATCAGTTCAAGTGTATCTATTGGAGCATACGCTATACTCAATGAAAAAAGCACAGAAGAGAGTGTTAGTTTTGTTAATAATGGAGTTGATGTTAATGGTAAATTTGTTAATGTTTCAAATGTGCCTAATCAATTTGTAGATTTTACAGGCGTTGCAGAAATGAGCGTAAATGCAGTAGTAAGTATTCGCTCAACAGTTACACCTAAGACTTCGCGAAGAGTACCTCAAATGCAAGATCCGTTCTTTGAGTTCTTTTTTGGGGATCATTTTAATTCACAACCTACTCCTCAGCCTCAAAGCGGTTTAGGCTCCGGTGTTATTATTAGTAGGGATGGATATATTATTACTAATAATCACGTAATTGATGGAGCTGACAAAATAGAGGTGACTCTTAATGATAAACGTATGTTTAACGCAGCGGTCATTGGTGCTGACCCATCAACCGATTTAGCCCTATTAAAAATTGACAGTAACGATTTACCAATGCTATCTTTTGGTAATTCAGACTTACTGAGAGTTGGTGAATGGGTATTAGCCGTTGGTAATCCAATGGGCTTAAATTCAACTGTTACTGCTGGTATTGTTAGTGCAAAAGGAAGAAGTATTGGTGCTGGAAAATCAATGTCTATTGAGTCATATATTCAAACAGATGCGGCTGTAAACCCTGGTAATAGTGGTGGTGCTCTTGTGAATGCAAATGGAGAGTTAGTAGGCATTAATACAATGATTTTATCTCAAACTGGCAGCTATATTGGTTATTCATTTGCGGTTCCTTCAAATATTGCTATTAAGATTGTAAATGATTTAAAAGAGTATGGTGCAGTTCAGCGTGCATTACTTGGCGTTACTATTATTGAAATGAATGCCGATTTGGCTAAAGATAAAGATATTGATTTTGTCAATGGCGTTTATATAGAATCTGTTGCAGATAGAAGTTCTGCTAAAGAAGCAGGTTTGAAGAAAGGAGATATTATAACAGCAATTGATGGAGTTCAAACTTACTCATCATCAAAACTTCAAGAGCAGATTAGTTTGCATCATCCGGGAGACAAAATTATTGTAACTATAAATCGCGATGGAAAAACTAAGGATATTGAGGTCGTATTAAAAAATCAACAAGGCGATACTTCTATTACAAAACCTTCAGATTTTAATATTTTAGGTGTAGAGTTATCTGAACTTTCAAATGATGCTAAAAATAAATATGGTATCTCATGTGGAGTTGAAGTGTCAAGTATAAAAGAGGGAAAATTCAAACAGGTTGGAATATCAAAAGGATTTATTATCCTAAATATTAATGGTGAGGTTATAAACTCAGCAAAGGACGTTGAAAGAATATATAATTCAATTAAAAATTCATCAAATAGAGATCAGGTAATGTTTATCTCAGGAATGTATTCAAATAAACGAAATGCATATTATGCTGTTGATATATCTGATAATGATGAAAAATAA